In Cryptomeria japonica chromosome 5, Sugi_1.0, whole genome shotgun sequence, the genomic window TTTGATATATATTCAAGGTAAATACAACttttaatttatgtaatttattttttaaagtattatGCAAAGATAATTAATAATTTTCCCTAGGACATATGAGGAGATGGtttatgttgtccaaaaatagtgtaccaaaataataaaaattagaaCTGAAGTGATAAATTTTTAAtaaaagtactttgtgatgaattgTTGAACAAGAAGATATAGCCACTTCTATCTCTGGTTGAGATGAGATGTTTCAAAATTAGTATCACTGttataatgaaatgaaatgatgtcATATTCATGTATATTTTATACAATATGATGAATTGTTGAACAACAAGATATAGCCACTTCTATCTCTGGTTGAGATGAGATGTTTCAAAATTAGTATTACTgttataatgaattgaaatgatGTCATATTCATGTATATTTTATAAAAATACAATATGATGAATTGCTGAACAAATTATACCGTCTTTGTTTCTAATACAAATGAAATGATTCAAAATTAATATTACTCTGCCTTTTTCATGTTGTAAAAATTGAAGCAACATGAGAATATTCGTTAAAGATACATTGCGATGAACTGTTAAATAAGTAGATATAACTAACTATCTGTATCTCTAATTGAAGtgaaatgattcaaaaatttataATACTCTTGGAATGGCACGAGATGATGCCCTTTTTTATTGCTTTCCAACTGCTAGAATGCAAGAAGATCGAGTAGAAGGTCCTCCAGCAGCAGTCGGAAAATTGCTACTTCAATTTTTATCCCTATTTCTTCCCTTTCTACTGTAAACCTCTTCCACTTCCATTCTTCTCTTCCGCTCATCAACTCCATCTCCACAAGCTTGTCTGTATCAACTGTTACCTCTTCCAATGGGCATGTAGTCGTAGTACACTGCAAAACAACGGGATTCATTTGAGCCAGCTGCTCATATTCGCATATCTTCTTAAGCACATGTTTTCTAGCTCCTCCTACTTTGATCAAAACACGCTTTATCTCAGACAGAAATTCAATGAAAGAAAAACAACAAACAAGAAAGTGGAAAGGGGCAGAAACGGACTCTGTTGAACTTGAAACTCTAAGCCGTATGTGAGTGAGTCCAGGACAGAAATTGGACTTTGTTGTTCCTCTTCTGAATTCTCATTGCTTACCTTGCTACCTCTCTCCGAAACCCTTTTATTCATGTAGGGAGCGCATTTGTTCTCCTTCTCATCACAAAACCAGTAGAACTTGATCAATAATAGACATGCAAAGATAAGAAAGCAGACACTAGTAGTTTTTATTCACTGAGAAAATTCCAGTTTCCAACATAAATTCACCAAAATCGGATGTTAAAATGGCCAGATTGTCCAAACTCAAAGTCTCTTGGCAAGCGCACATTCAATAATTTAGAAAACTGAAAGTTAGGGTTTCAAATTTAGATCATTTTTTAATTGTTGATGAGTTGAACTTTAGGGTTTGAGACAAGGCACAAAACGCAGGATTGGTCATGAAGGAAAAGCAAAAAGATTCACCTCAATATCTGTGGAGTCCGACTTAACGTCATCAGTTGAAGTCACTTCATCTATCTCCGGCATGAAATTCAGAGGAGTCGTAATAGAAGTCGACGGAGCACGCATATAATCTTTTTGAATGCAAGTAACAGATCCTTCATACCGATTACAGACAGCTTCACACATTTGGGGTTTTGTTGTGATGATATTCACTGCAGATCTCGGACTGTGATCAAAATCACCAGCTCGATCGATCTCCAAGGAAAAATAGGATTCCTCTAAATTGCAAGGATCAGGATCGGGATCAATTCCTTTAAGCTCACTACAATCAGAGCTGCTGCTTCGACCAGTAGAGTTTGATCCACGGTCACTGTCGAGGCTCGATTCTAGCCATTCACTGCTGCTACTGCTAAAGGAAAAATCCTCTACATTTCCTTTCCCAGTCCCACTGACcttcctttccaatgaagaaaagCAGGTACTACTAATAACATCTCCACGGCTTTCCTTTTCTCTCACCAAGCTGGTCCTTGAATGGCCCGCATTCTCATAGATATCAAGAAATTCTGATTCTTGGAACGAATTCCACCTCACAATGTCATATATTCTAAGTCTAGCTTCCTCACTTCCTTGCACTTCCGGCCAAGGCCTCGGGGCATTTGAGAATCCCAACTCTGAAGCAGATGATGCATCTTTGATACACTCCTTAGACGGGGCTACCCTTGTCAAAATAGACTTGAGTAGATTATATTTATTCTTCCTCTGCCCTGTTGCTCCCCTGTTCTTGTTGTTGAAGACAAAAAACCTAGACAATCCGAGTGCGTTGAGTAGGAGCTCTGCAGCATTGGAGGCGGAGGTGTTGTTCTTACCACTCAACTCCTCGTCCACATACGCATGTGATTTTCTCAAGCGTTTACTATTTTTAAAATTAGCCATACGATCCAAATGAACAAGGTAACGAACGGTTGTACAGGAATGCAATCTGGGCTCCAAAATCCTGGCGGCCGCTTCCCTGAGAGTTGTTGCGCTCGATGATGAGGAGCTCAACTCATACCCTTGCCCTGATAATCTGTACCCTCTGCCTCTCTTCATTTTGCCTTTCGAAACCACCAAAGCCTCCTCCTGCTTCTCCTGCAACACTTGTGAAAGAGATTTTGCCTGCATTTTACGCTCACAATGTCCATTCATCTCTGCAAAACAGATTTAGAAACATGAGCAGACTAAGTGAAAACGAAAATCTTAAACAGATCTCAAGTGAAAGTGATACATACAAATTACAGTGTTCCCTGCCTGCGTCTCAGAGATTGCACCTTCCTGCAATGCATCATAACTCTCAACCC contains:
- the LOC131069789 gene encoding uncharacterized protein LOC131069789 isoform X1 — encoded protein: MNGHCERKMQAKSLSQVLQEKQEEALVVSKGKMKRGRGYRLSGQGYELSSSSSSATTLREAAARILEPRLHSCTTVRYLVHLDRMANFKNSKRLRKSHAYVDEELSGKNNTSASNAAELLLNALGLSRFFVFNNKNRGATGQRKNKYNLLKSILTRVAPSKECIKDASSASELGFSNAPRPWPEVQGSEEARLRIYDIVRWNSFQESEFLDIYENAGHSRTSLVREKESRGDVISSTCFSSLERKVSGTGKGNVEDFSFSSSSSEWLESSLDSDRGSNSTGRSSSSDCSELKGIDPDPDPCNLEESYFSLEIDRAGDFDHSPRSAVNIITTKPQMCEAVCNRYEGSVTCIQKDYMRAPSTSITTPLNFMPEIDEVTSTDDVKSDSTDIEENKCAPYMNKRVSERGSKVSNENSEEEQQSPISVLDSLTYGLEFQVQQIGGARKHVLKKICEYEQLAQMNPVVLQCTTTTCPLEEVTVDTDKLVEMELMSGREEWKWKRFTVEREEIGIKIEVAIFRLLLEDLLLDLLAF
- the LOC131069789 gene encoding uncharacterized protein LOC131069789 isoform X2 → MNGHCERKMQAKSLSQVLQEKQEEALVVSKGKMKRGRGYRLSGQGYELSSSSSSATTLREAAARILEPRLHSCTTVRYLVHLDRMANFKNSKRLRKSHAYVDEELSGKNNTSASNAAELLLNALGLSRFFVFNNKNRGATGQRKNKYNLLKSILTRVAPSKECIKDASSASELGFSNAPRPWPEVQGSEEARLRIYDIVRWNSFQESEFLDIYENAGHSRTSLVREKESRGDVISSTCFSSLERKVSGTGKGNVEDFSFSSSSSEWLESSLDSDRGSNSTGRSSSSDCSELKGIDPDPDPCNLEESYFSLEIDRAGDFDHSPRSAVNIITTKPQMCEAVCNRYEGSVTCIQKDYMRAPSTSITTPLNFMPEIDEVTSTDDVKSDSTDIEENKCAPYMNKRVSERGSKVSNENSEEEQQSPISVLDSLTYGLEFQVQQRGARKHVLKKICEYEQLAQMNPVVLQCTTTTCPLEEVTVDTDKLVEMELMSGREEWKWKRFTVEREEIGIKIEVAIFRLLLEDLLLDLLAF
- the LOC131069789 gene encoding uncharacterized protein LOC131069789 isoform X3, whose translation is MNGHCERKMQAKSLSQVLQEKQEEALVVSKGKMKRGRGYRLSGQGYELSSSSSSATTLREAAARILEPRLHSCTTVRYLVHLDRMANFKNSKRLRKSHAYVDEELSGKNNTSASNAAELLLNALGLSRFFVFNNKNRGATGQRKNKYNLLKSILTRVAPSKECIKDASSASELGFSNAPRPWPEVQGSEEARLRIYDIVRWNSFQESEFLDIYENAGHSRTSLVREKESRGDVISSTCFSSLERKVSGTGKGNVEDFSFSSSSSEWLESSLDSDRGSNSTGRSSSSDCSELKGIDPDPDPCNLEESYFSLEIDRAGDFDHSPRSAVNIITTKPQMCEAVCNRYEGSVTCIQKDYMRAPSTSITTPLNFMPEIDEVTSTDDVKSDSTDIEENKCAPYMNKRVSERGSKVSNENSEEEQQSPISVLDSLTYGLEFQVQQMYYDYMPIGRGNS